The Salvelinus namaycush isolate Seneca chromosome 13, SaNama_1.0, whole genome shotgun sequence genome includes a region encoding these proteins:
- the LOC120058361 gene encoding leishmanolysin-like peptidase isoform X2: MATELIRFWKLGSLSRICTFSLLFLFVHCHTCKHQVPSPSEVVHKVYLKSERLTKRSSDQQLKITIIYDSSVDKLTSNKRRLVKDTLFPQAIDYLQKAFQVRRQAGPVLLSRQCVTNQYLRKKDDPHRYCQGACADITKCGPVIVPDHHLQQCKVCTETGRSCGSAGTPDGKGVEGADFVLYVSGVTTERCGQENIVAYAAYCQLESELDRPIAGYANLCPSMISTQPQEFEGMLSTVKHEVIHALGFSAGLFAFYHDDDGKPLTPRFASGLPAFNESLGLYQWSDAVIRKVTRLWDIRGGVMVRHEVHLLVTPRVVEEARRHFGCPILEGMELENQGGMGTELNHWEKRLLENEAMTGSHTQNRVFSRLTLAIMEDTGWYRANYSMAERLDWGKGLGCDFVMKSCKFWIERQRQSRKVVTLYCDTVRATPLQLTCRQDQLAVAVCNLQKYPQDLPLDYQYFDHIPEVSVMDLASYGGAVEIADYCPFSQEFSWHLSGEYQRNSYCRVQENQPDWWRNYGAEQYGPDSVCLYQKTAFVMEQCTRRMTYPDWGSGCYKGLTVWVEDTAYQCVRTGQLLSVSVRVNDWVYNGVLVCPACSDFCSACPIPQQLPPLNTTKRIPIDPCSSSSSLVVTLWLLLFNFIPVCVELTDWLADWLIGCLTN; encoded by the exons ATGGCGACAGAGCTGATACGCTTTTGGAAGCTTGGGTCATTGAGCCGTATCTGCACCTTCTCTCTTCTATTTCTGTTTGTGCATTGTCATACGTGTAAACATCAAGTTCCATCTCCGTCGGAG GTTGTCCATAAAGTGTACCTGAAGTCTGAAAGATTAACCAAAAGAAGCTCTGATCAACAATTGAAGATAACGATAATTTATGATTCAAGTGTGGACAA GTTAACTTCAAATAAAAGAAGACTTGTGAAG GATACACTTTTTCCACAAGCAATTGATTATCTACAGAAGGCATTTCAGGTTCGCCGGCAAGCAGGACCTGTATTACTCAGCAG ACAATGTGTGACCAATCAGTATCTGAGGAAGAAAGATGACCCTCACCGCTACTGCCAGGGAGCATGTGCAGACATCACTAAGTGTGGACCCGTCATTGTTCCTGACCATCATCTGCAG CAATGCAAGGTGTGCACCGAGACAGGGAGGTCGTGTGGCTCAGCAGGGACTCCGGACGGGAAGGGGGTGGAGGGGGCTGACTTTGTCCTCTACGTCAGTGGGGTGACTACAGAACGCTGTGGACAGGAGAACATTGTGGCCTATGCTGCATACTGTCAACTGGAGTCTGAGCTGGACAG ACCCATTGCTGGATATGCCAACCTGTGCCCCAGTATGATATCCACCCAACCTCAGGAGTTTGAGGGTATGCTGTCAACCGTCAAACACGAAGTCATACACGCCCTG GGTTTTTCTGCAGGGCTGTTCGCATTTTATCACGATGATGATGGCAAGCCTCTGACACCTCGGTTTGCAAGTGGACTACCAGCATTCAACGAGAG TTTAGGCCTGTATCAGTGGAGTGATGCAGTGATACGTAAAGTGACTCGATTATGGGACATCCGTGGTGGTGTGATGGTCCGACATGAAGTTCATCTTCTAGTGACACCGCGTGTTGTG GAAGAGGCGAGGAGACACTTTGGCTGTCCCATCCTGGAGGGTATGGAGCTGGAGAACCAGGGAGGGATGGGTACTGAGCTAAACCACTGGGAGAAGAGGCTACTAGAG AATGAAGCAATGACTGGATCTCACACCCAGAACAGAGTGTTTTCTAGGCTCACCTTGGCCATCATGGAAGACACAGG TTGGTACAGAGCCAACTACAGCATGgcagagaggctggactggggcAAGGGCCTGGGCTGTGACTTTGTGATGAAGAGCTGTAAATTCTGGATTGAAAGGCAACGTCAGAG TCGTAAAGTGGTGACCCTTTACTGTGACACAGTGCGAGCCACACCCCTCCAGCTCACCTGCAGGCAGGACCAGCTGGCTGTGGCCGTCTGCAACCTGCAGAAGTACCCTCAGGACCTACCCCTGGACTACCAG TACTTTGACCATATCCCTGAAGTCTCTGTGATGGATCTGGCCTCCTACGGTGGAGCTGTGGAGATCGCTGACTACTGTCCCTTCAGCCAGGAGTTTAGCTGGCACCTGAGTGGAGAGTACCAACGCAACTCCTACTGCAGGGTCCAGGAGAACCAGCCCG ATTGGTGGAGGAACTACGGAGCTGAGCAGTATGGTCCAGACTCAGTGTGTTTGTACCAGAAGACTGCCTTCGTCATGGAGCAGTGTACCAGACGCATGACCTACCCTGACTGGGGAAGTGGCTGCTATAAG GGTCTGACGGTGTGGGTGGAGGACACTGCGTACCAGTGTGTGCGTACGGGTCAGCTGCTGAGCGTCAGTGTGCGTGTTAATGACTGGGTATACAATGGAGTTCTCGTCTGTCCTGCCTGCTCAGACTTCTGTAGCGCCTGCCCTATACCACAACAGCTCCCGCCCCTCAATACCACCAAGAGAATTCCTATTG ACCCTTGCTCCAGTTCCTCCAGCTTAGTGGTAACTCTGTGGCTTCTACTGTTCAACttcatccctgtgtgtgtggaactaactgactggctggctgactggctgattgGCTGTCTGACTAACTAA
- the LOC120058361 gene encoding leishmanolysin-like peptidase isoform X1, which translates to MATELIRFWKLGSLSRICTFSLLFLFVHCHTCKHQVPSPSEVVHKVYLKSERLTKRSSDQQLKITIIYDSSVDKLTSNKRRLVKDTLFPQAIDYLQKAFQVRRQAGPVLLSRQCVTNQYLRKKDDPHRYCQGACADITKCGPVIVPDHHLQQCKVCTETGRSCGSAGTPDGKGVEGADFVLYVSGVTTERCGQENIVAYAAYCQLESELDRPIAGYANLCPSMISTQPQEFEGMLSTVKHEVIHALGFSAGLFAFYHDDDGKPLTPRFASGLPAFNESLGLYQWSDAVIRKVTRLWDIRGGVMVRHEVHLLVTPRVVEEARRHFGCPILEGMELENQGGMGTELNHWEKRLLENEAMTGSHTQNRVFSRLTLAIMEDTGWYRANYSMAERLDWGKGLGCDFVMKSCKFWIERQRQSRKVVTLYCDTVRATPLQLTCRQDQLAVAVCNLQKYPQDLPLDYQYFDHIPEVSVMDLASYGGAVEIADYCPFSQEFSWHLSGEYQRNSYCRVQENQPDWWRNYGAEQYGPDSVCLYQKTAFVMEQCTRRMTYPDWGSGCYKISCSTQGLTVWVEDTAYQCVRTGQLLSVSVRVNDWVYNGVLVCPACSDFCSACPIPQQLPPLNTTKRIPIDPCSSSSSLVVTLWLLLFNFIPVCVELTDWLADWLIGCLTN; encoded by the exons ATGGCGACAGAGCTGATACGCTTTTGGAAGCTTGGGTCATTGAGCCGTATCTGCACCTTCTCTCTTCTATTTCTGTTTGTGCATTGTCATACGTGTAAACATCAAGTTCCATCTCCGTCGGAG GTTGTCCATAAAGTGTACCTGAAGTCTGAAAGATTAACCAAAAGAAGCTCTGATCAACAATTGAAGATAACGATAATTTATGATTCAAGTGTGGACAA GTTAACTTCAAATAAAAGAAGACTTGTGAAG GATACACTTTTTCCACAAGCAATTGATTATCTACAGAAGGCATTTCAGGTTCGCCGGCAAGCAGGACCTGTATTACTCAGCAG ACAATGTGTGACCAATCAGTATCTGAGGAAGAAAGATGACCCTCACCGCTACTGCCAGGGAGCATGTGCAGACATCACTAAGTGTGGACCCGTCATTGTTCCTGACCATCATCTGCAG CAATGCAAGGTGTGCACCGAGACAGGGAGGTCGTGTGGCTCAGCAGGGACTCCGGACGGGAAGGGGGTGGAGGGGGCTGACTTTGTCCTCTACGTCAGTGGGGTGACTACAGAACGCTGTGGACAGGAGAACATTGTGGCCTATGCTGCATACTGTCAACTGGAGTCTGAGCTGGACAG ACCCATTGCTGGATATGCCAACCTGTGCCCCAGTATGATATCCACCCAACCTCAGGAGTTTGAGGGTATGCTGTCAACCGTCAAACACGAAGTCATACACGCCCTG GGTTTTTCTGCAGGGCTGTTCGCATTTTATCACGATGATGATGGCAAGCCTCTGACACCTCGGTTTGCAAGTGGACTACCAGCATTCAACGAGAG TTTAGGCCTGTATCAGTGGAGTGATGCAGTGATACGTAAAGTGACTCGATTATGGGACATCCGTGGTGGTGTGATGGTCCGACATGAAGTTCATCTTCTAGTGACACCGCGTGTTGTG GAAGAGGCGAGGAGACACTTTGGCTGTCCCATCCTGGAGGGTATGGAGCTGGAGAACCAGGGAGGGATGGGTACTGAGCTAAACCACTGGGAGAAGAGGCTACTAGAG AATGAAGCAATGACTGGATCTCACACCCAGAACAGAGTGTTTTCTAGGCTCACCTTGGCCATCATGGAAGACACAGG TTGGTACAGAGCCAACTACAGCATGgcagagaggctggactggggcAAGGGCCTGGGCTGTGACTTTGTGATGAAGAGCTGTAAATTCTGGATTGAAAGGCAACGTCAGAG TCGTAAAGTGGTGACCCTTTACTGTGACACAGTGCGAGCCACACCCCTCCAGCTCACCTGCAGGCAGGACCAGCTGGCTGTGGCCGTCTGCAACCTGCAGAAGTACCCTCAGGACCTACCCCTGGACTACCAG TACTTTGACCATATCCCTGAAGTCTCTGTGATGGATCTGGCCTCCTACGGTGGAGCTGTGGAGATCGCTGACTACTGTCCCTTCAGCCAGGAGTTTAGCTGGCACCTGAGTGGAGAGTACCAACGCAACTCCTACTGCAGGGTCCAGGAGAACCAGCCCG ATTGGTGGAGGAACTACGGAGCTGAGCAGTATGGTCCAGACTCAGTGTGTTTGTACCAGAAGACTGCCTTCGTCATGGAGCAGTGTACCAGACGCATGACCTACCCTGACTGGGGAAGTGGCTGCTATAAG ATCTCTTGCTCTACCCAGGGTCTGACGGTGTGGGTGGAGGACACTGCGTACCAGTGTGTGCGTACGGGTCAGCTGCTGAGCGTCAGTGTGCGTGTTAATGACTGGGTATACAATGGAGTTCTCGTCTGTCCTGCCTGCTCAGACTTCTGTAGCGCCTGCCCTATACCACAACAGCTCCCGCCCCTCAATACCACCAAGAGAATTCCTATTG ACCCTTGCTCCAGTTCCTCCAGCTTAGTGGTAACTCTGTGGCTTCTACTGTTCAACttcatccctgtgtgtgtggaactaactgactggctggctgactggctgattgGCTGTCTGACTAACTAA